CTGCAGCGAGCCGGGCAGCTACTTCCCCTACAAGCACAGCTACATGTGGAGCCtcaggtgggcagggctgggggctggcggcCCGGGGCTGGGGAGGCGACGAGCCGGGCCACGCCGGGAGGAGGGAGGTAGCCCGCGTCCCCACGACCCTCCCAGGTCGGGTCCCTCCGGGAGTAAAGGAACCTCCGAGGGCAGGCGAGGGCCTGCAGAGAAACCTCCCCCGGCCCGAAGCTCCCTCGGGAGCCAGGACCCGCTCGGTGCCACCCTCGTCCAGCGAGGGTCGGGCGGTGACCCCAGAGGTGTGAACCCGCCCCAGGACCCCAGGCGAAGAGCGCGCGGGAGGAGTGCCGGCTCTGCGCCCAGGGCGCACGCAGGGCCGCCTGGCGGGAGCGCACGGCTCTTCACTCTCCTCAGGGATCCGTCCCAGGCGGCGGGCTCTGCGGGCGGAGACTGAAGACACGCAGGTAACTTAAGGAGACGgtttgatttctctttttgatttgtttgggCAGTTGATACATTTGAATAGAAGGGGGCTCCTTTGAGACTCATTTTAGGGCGTTAATCAAGGATCAGAGTATTTTAAGCCTCTTTGCCAGTAAGAAGGATTTGGctgtattctttaaaatatcaacaaacaaacaaacaaacaaaagatgttgGAGGAGGGGGCCGCACATAGGACTGGGCTTAACAATTTGCCCTTCTCAGCCGATCTCACGCTGATCCTGGACCGAACTGGAGACTCACAGAGAGGGAGAGTTTTAGTTGCTCTAATTACAACACACGTAGAACCTTTCCAGGACACTCCCTTTCTCAACACCTCAGCTCTTTGAGCATTGTTGGAAAGTGAAGAGACTTTGTAAGGTGGTGTCtttcttgcttctcttccctATGATGGGAATTTTACTTATTCCAATTTGTGTTTATGCAGATGTTTTCATTGTGAAGTGCTTCCAGTTCCCCCAAATGCAAGAGGTGGCAAACTTAGAACTTGATTCTTTCATTTTGCCTGGAGAACGCATGGGGTGGGACGATTGTAGGAAAGAACTGCCACCCCATATGAAACTATTTTTTGTAAACAAGTTAGCTTATatctgggggagagagagagagaggattgaCTCTGCTAAGAAGAAGACTTTAATTCCTCCCAATCTCCTAGCATGGTCCAGAATTTGGCACACATGTCAAGTCTACAgcaaattactttaaatgttatttcttagagcagtaaagtaattttttttaatgcattgcaagcttcaaaaaaaaaatctcgaaAGGAGTGCCTACTTACCAACAAGTTCAACTGACAAAGTTGTATTGTGCCAAAACAGGGCAAAATCTCAGAAAAGAATGACAGCTTATCCTTATCATTTGGGGAAGCAGTCTGAATTGCACTGGCATATTATCTAACGTTTTGGAAAATAACATAGTAATCCAGTTCTAAGTCTTAGGAAGTGTTGATAATGGTAGCAGTGCCTCCAAATGAGACTGGCTACTCTTAAGTCAAACTCAATTGGAAAGGTGCCTAGGATTCTCAGAATTCTGAATTGTTCCCAAGTGACAAGCAGCAGAGTATAGAAACCCTCCCTTGGGTTTGTGAGGGCACAAAGGAATGAACAGCTGGCTGGGGTCTTCATTCAACTCAGGTGGTGCACTCAGTTCctgggaaatagaaaaatcatttcaacTGATGGCATCACTTGGCACTGTTAGACCTGGGTCTCTTCTTAGTTATTGAGCTCTGAGAACACAATGGGGAGGTAAAAATTCAGAGCTTCAATTCCCTTGCATTCTTTACTCTCTCCCCTAATTTAAAATAGTCCTACTGTGAAACATCTCCCCAAAGTCACTAGCGTATTTGTTCTGGGATTCTGTAGCTGCTGCAGAAAGGCACAGGTATAAAACCTCCAGGTAAATGAAGTTGCTAAATAGGAGAGATCTGGTGTTAATGTGACGGCAGCTTCAGACCCTTTCTCAGGGATTGAAAAGCAGACCGCCCCATGGTGCTGTGAGGAAAGGATAATTCTCCCTTTTCTGTGTCTGGTCCActcccatctcttctctttttctaaatcCCTAACCTCTAAGGGTTTCCTTTGTTACCCTTCTTCAGGACCTAGGAAAAGAATGCCTATTGCGCAGGGCTATGcattcattcagtaagtatttgttgaaatgaatattttaagagaCTCCCAGAGCTCCATCTTCATCTGGAGTTTTGCATGCATAAAGCAACATTTCTATAAAGTAGAACTGTGACATTGAAACAGTTCATCAGGATTATGAAGAACCTATTTTTATAACAGAAAGAAATAGCATGCCTTTTCCTTCAGCTCACGtggtgtgttttttaaattgtgtacatTTAAAGCCCATAATATATACATTGAATTTAATTAAGTtgacaattttacttttaaattgaataaattactttttcactttgaagaattttttcaTAGCAGagcagaggtaattaagtttgtttgtttatttattttatttacaatggaggtactggggattgaacccaggaccttgtgcatgctaagcatgcactctaccactgagctataccttcccctcaagGATTTTTTAATTACTAGGTTCTCATTTCAGGACTCTTTCCAAATGTCTGGCCTCCTAGCTGCATTGTGAAGCAGATAATATTAATTAAGAGGATTACGTTCCCATGTGTCGGTGTGTAGTTGTAACCTTCCCTGACACATAATGATCTACAAAAGTCAGCTTTGGTGCAAGCAAGCATGAAAGGGGTTGCCGGAGCCAAGGAGTATACCCCTTGGAAGAGAGAGCACAAAGTGAGGGTAAACGCCGGTTTAAATGTATAACAACATACCGACTCTGGACACAAAACTGCCCAGTCTTCACGTGTGTGGGGGGCTAGAAGAATTGGGCTGATAGTAATAAACCAAGCACAAGAATCTTTTGAAGTCTGACTCCATGTCTGTGTCTCAAGAGGCAATCTCTGAAACTGCCAGGGGGCTCTGTCTCCTAAAACCAAGGAAAAGTGGGATGAGCTTAGCCCCTCACGTTTAATTCTGTTCTTCCTCCCAAAGCATTGACACACTGAGCATCCCTGGTCAAGTTCCCCTTCCTAACCTTTTGGTACATGTAAAATTTGTTAGGACCCTAATCTCTGGGAAATAGCAGAAAGTCGAAAGGCAAGtcaggaagagaatgaaaaaaaagatcattACTTTTCAATGATCATTTCAATGGTCATTACTTTTCAATTACTACAAATGGATCAATCACCAGTCAATTATCATTTACTgtcatttatgaaacatttaGTACAAGCTAAGTACTCTATTAAACACTTTTATTAAGTGTGCACATCACTATGGGAAAGTCAACAGAAGTATCTGCTCTTGAGCGGCTTAAAATCTGATTATATGTCCTTACACTCCTTACACATTCACACGTACATAGGACTCATGAAAGTAAAGTACGTATGTTTGCATATTAGTCTTTcaagatcattttcttttttccaagcttcttttcccattaaaaatattaagtttacAGGTTTATGAAAGCTATGTTATTTCTCAAATGCCTTATAGATAACTGTGTCAGAATTattacaaatttaatgcaaagCAAATAATATCAGATATACATTGCATTTTTAGAGAAAAGTACAAGGACGTCTTCTTTAATGCTAGAAGCCATTGGTGCTATGctcttttagaaaggaaaaattcagaTTGAACATGAACTTTATGTACGTTTCATAAACATTGCTTTCCTTTCATTAAACTGTCTTCTCTCTTGTAATAGTTGTGGTTTTGGGTATTAATACGTGATAACTCCCATACATGTCTCCAAAAGAAAAGTTCTACATTTCTGGTAAACATCTCCCTACTTTTACAGAAGTAGTTATCTTTCTATTCATCTTTTATTGGTGAACCCAGTCTTTCCTCCTAAAATTTGTTAATAATAGAGGTTtctttgagatattttttaaCCATCCCTAGAGAATCATGTGACCTTCTACCCGTAATATGAATTTACATGGGGGTgggtggctcagtggtagagtgcgtgcctagcgtgcacaaggtcctgggttcaatccccagtacctccattaaaaaaaaaaaaaagaatttgcatgGTATTCTATACTAACATTAACATATAAATGTagagagaaaaagtaagaatTTGATGGTAGAGAGTGAGCTGTAGATTTCAATCGtatgttatttataaaaaaaagtatggtTATGAATGACTAAAGCaagaattaataatatttaaaccTTTTCTTTAGTTCGTGTGCAAGCCAGTCTGTGTGACAGTCacagtgggttttttgtttgcttcttttcctcAGCGTCGGAGCCCTGATTGGACTGGGAGTTGCTGCCCTGGTTTTACTTGCCTTTGTTATCAGCGTCTGTGTCCTTTGCTACTTATTTCTGTACACAAAGCCTCAAAGATTAGACACTGGCCTTAAACTTCAACATCTAGAGGCTGCTTCCCCTCAGGAAGGTAATTAGTATCCATTATTTGTAACCAATTACCTGTACTCTATTCGAAGTAATCACCTGTGCCTAGGAAACAGATTGTACTGTTAACAATGAATGCttcttaaaaattcagtttattatGTGTCTTTATAAAAATTCACGTTAAATAAGGCCTTAATGATGAAATACTTCAGAGAAATTGTGCCCAAGTCAAAATAGCGGTGGGATGTaaattttctcatgaaaaataatacattgatCCAACAAATCTACTTTATTTATATGTCTCTCAGTTATAAAGGTTGTAGCTTCttggaattttgaaattttgtttttgatggagcGGGAGAAGTCAAATAAATAGAGGAACAAAATATCTGATAGTTAATTCTCAGTGTTGCATTGCTCTAGATCAGTTAGTTGATGGTCAGTTAAGCATTTATCTGTGTGCCTGTGGTGTGCAGAATTCAGAGGAAGTATATAAAGCAATTTGGAGgcataagaaaagaaatttaaaaataaatagaagacagTCTTTATTCTTGATTAGATCACAAACTAGTTCAGATAGATGGGCCTGTGTGTGCCTGAGTTTGTGTGTGTAGCACATCTATAAAGTAGAaatgtttatgtgtgtttttggAACTGAATCTCACTGTTATCTGACTTATGAGTGTTATATGTGCTAAGTGTTATCATTATGAAACACGCAgaactgttaaaatattttgtgaatgtaAATTTctattagtatattttaaaagtagtcatcatgaattttattttgatatatattaatatatttgaataaaaatttagaatatatattatatatttataataagacACAGATGCTCACtaacttccatttaaaaagaaaatgaagaactttatttttttaaaaattgagaaaattccCTTTCCATAGGCTTTATCTATTTTTGCTGAATCCGGAaacatatttatggagtacatGCTCTGGAGCCTTCTCAAATGCACCGCCACCACATGATTGCATTAGCTCTAGTTTGCTTCTTGGTGGAGGTCTCTCTCAGAGGGTACCTTGTGTCACCTCACAGGAGTCCAGCTCCCTTTGGAGTTTGCTTTCTGAAGCACTGTTTGGAGAGGGCATGGCTGAACTGACAGGTTATTCGCTGAGTTTAATCCAAAGACTCAAACTGTTTCTCCCAGGCAAAATGAAGTAGTGGACTAGTGATTATCAGATAATCAGAGAGTAAAATCAATTTTTGTCTCAATTGCTCAGATAATCTGAAATCTCAGTTCTTAAATTTTATTGTGCATAAGAATCACTTAGGGAGCTTGTTAAAACCGCAAACTCCAGACTGcgtttttaaaacaaatagctCCTCTTCCAGCTCTGTCCTTGCTCCCCTGCTGTCTTCTCTCCACAGAGAAGCCAGAGGGAGCCTATTAAAACCTAAATCAGGTCATGTCTCTACTCTACTCAAAACCCTAATTGCTCCCCATTTCTTTCAATAGATATGGCAGAGTTTTTGTGGTCTGCCCTCTTCACCTTTATTTCTTGCATCTGATGCCCTTGAAATTATtggctcagggcctttgctcatgcCATCATCATTGTCTGGAATGCTTTCCTCTCGCTTTCACTTGCTCTAGACCTTTACTAAAAGTCACCTTCTCAGGGAGTTCTTCCCTGGTCACCCTACCTGCATTTTTAACTTCAACATTTAAATACCtccttcctgctttatttttctccaaagcactTACCactaatatatgaatatatttcacTTATCTATTGTCCAACTTTTCTCCACTCCAACTAGAAAAGTAAGTTCCAGGAAAGTAGGAATTTTTGTCTTGCTTGCTCACTATGTGTCCCTAGTGCCTAGCACACCTAACAAATGTTTACTCACTGAATGGAGTGAAGTAGCAGTGTGCCTCTATTATAGGTGATCAAAGGAGCATGTTCATTGTCATTATTACAGTCATCAAACATTCATTGATTTCCTCTTCTATAACAATGCATTGTGCTAAATAaaagttgattattttttcctgagTTAGCTCAGGGACTactccaaaattttatttcaagtggGCTCCGAAAACCCAGCAACAGAAGTAGTTGGCTCAAATCTTATAGTCTTACGGCCATTTAGCTAAGGAGATCCATTAATGCATCACCTATGTAGTTAGATGAGGCTACTTTCTTACAATGAAATGTCCCTGCTCTACCcttctcaaaaacattatgtttaCCAAGTCAGCAAATTAATTCAATACATCTTTGCTGAGTGCTTACTCTTGGTAAGGCAGGATTTTATCTGATCGTTGCCTTCTGCTGCTTTCAAATTAGGTGATTTTGGACCCTTGGTTTCATATTAACCAAATCAGATATAGCAGAGAGCTGAAAACAAAATAGATCATCCAAATGTCACTGGAATAGGAAGAGGAAACGATTTATATTTGAAAGCGACCCTTTGAAGTGGTAATTAAAAACCACTGTTGTACCTCTTGTTAAATATGCATTCTCCATTCCAGTGATTCTTCCACCTAGGGATAGATGCCAGTGTTCCAGCTACTGAGAAAAcatgtctttattccatttaaGGAATGCCTTAAAGGTTAGGAACATAATATTATGTTTGCATAATAATTAAGCAAGTAAAATTACATCAGAGGAAAATTGGTTTCAGTTTCCACTCCTTTCTTTCAAAACTATCTGTTCTtaattatttcagattattttagattaatttttagAATTGAGACATTTTTCATTACAGGCAATCTGAATGGCCTGAAGGGAACGAGTTTTGGGGCACATTACTAAAACTGACCTAAGGCACTGGACTTTTTACAAATTTCTATAAATGACAGCAGTGTTAAAGAAACAAcaggccccaaatggagtcaGTTGTGCTAAGCCCCATGTCAGCAAACCAAAACTTAATTCCTAACCTAACtgcagtttcagcctctcccaggagtggaattttaaACCTATTAGTCTGGAATTTCCTGATGAACACTAGCACCAAGGCGATCTGCAGCATAGTCTCACCCACTCTTCCCCTAATGGAAGGTGACTGCCTGAAaatatcctttcttttgtttatgacTTCCTTGTTCTAGCCCCTCTGCCTATAAAAACCTTCCATTTCATACATCTTCTCAGGGCCCCTTTCTACTTGCTATGTTGGATGCTGTCCAATTCATGAATTGTTGGATAAGGAGAGAATATAGCTCAAATgatagagcccatgcttagcatgtacaagggcctgtgttcaatccccagtacctccccaaataaataaataaataaataaataaataaataaataaataaacaaacctaacctCCCCAacaccaaaaattttaaaaattaaaaaaaaaaaaagagagagatactGAACTGTTGGATAAAGCCAACTACATCTTCAAATTCACtcagctgaattttgtttttttaacaatagTTTAAGTCTAAAATAGTCTAACCTTAGACTATTTTgccaagattttccctttgtgtATCTTTATTCTATTAGGgttcattatttctaatataTACAATTTAAGGTTTTGTATGTTTTAAGTTGATCCCAAGAACACCAGGTCTCTGGTAGCGGCTGGGCTACTTCCAAGGGCTCACTTTGTAGAGGTCCCTATTGCTAAGCAATTGATTGGTCCTTAAACTGTGTcccataatcatttttttttccttttaacttctgTGTTTTGAGTTATGCATGTATCTCAAAACAGTTCTGAGAAGAAGATAGCTATGTGAAGGGCATCTTTCTGAGTCGACACTCTTGGGGTGAGTGCTCATTTCGTCAGATGTGGAAGCATTTATGATAAATAGGGGAACAATTGAAGGGATGCAAGTCTTAGGTCcctgcttctcaaacttttccattgGAGAATCCTTGAAGGTAGATAAGAAAGGAATTTGTACCTCTAGAATTTCAAGGGTTATAGTGGAAAGGCCTGCCTTGTGagctttaaattatttaagtttgcccattgtattttttaaattatgagaattttaaatttgattgCTAATATAATGACTTGTTTAACTCTAATGGTAACATCATCTCCTTTCCATTTCTGAGTAAAACTGATGCTCCAGGAAGAGAAACGATATTCATTCTGTGGTTTTGAGTATCCATTGACCCGCTAGGGTTGTGAGAGGGGTGAGACATTGAGGAGAGGGttcttagaagtagaattattGATGAAATAGAAGGGCAGAGGGTAGAGCTGCTTGACACAAGTGAAATAATGGTGTTGTATAGGAATAATAGCTCCAATTGTCTATTATTTGGTGGTCTCTTTTGCAAAGGCAGGCAATCTAAATGAAAAGGCTAAGCAAGTCAGCAGTAAGGCACTGTTGTCTAAGAGGAAAATGTAAGTTATATATGGAATACTGAGGAAGCAAGCAGATTCAAGACAAGCTCAGAGTGTCTGCTATATTTCTTCTTAGAAGACATCCTCACACCcccagaaagaaaacttttttaaaaattcacttttggtttaggaaaattagaaaatatggaaaaacaaacaaataacttCACCCATCATCCCATCACATGGAGATAACAGATATTAACACCATGGTGAATATCCTTCCTTGATTGTTTTTCTATGCCTCTATAGATACATGTATAtgacaaaatggggaaaaaatgaatcctataacatgcttttttttaaactgaccaATACTGACATTGTTGTTTGCCAGTAAATAAACTCCTTTGccatcacttttttctttttttttaattgaagtatagttgatttacaatgttgtgttagtttcaggtgtacagtgaagtgattaggttgtacatacatatatattattattttttagattcctttccattatgtCATcactttttatgatttcattatttattacCTTGATGGCGTGCTatgactttttattcttttattttgacaaagttcacactttcagaaaagttgcaagaaaagTATAAGGTTGTATACCTTTTCTCAGATTtactaattattaatattttgcctcattttcttcatcttgaCTTTCTTTTGATGTatattttctgaaccatttcaaaaataatttgcagATAACATGCCATAACATTTCAGCATATATTTCGTAagaacaatgatttttttcctcacataATTAAAGTACATTTATCAAAGTCAGGAAGTACAACATTGATACAGTAATATTATATCATCTGTAGTTTATATTCAAGTTTTGCCAATATCCTtaatagctatttttttcttatctagaCTCTTGTCCAGAATTACATCTTGTAATGAGTtgtcatatttctttagttttctttaatcCTCAGCCTCACTTTGTCTTTGGTGATCTTGACAGTTTGGGAAAGTAAAAGCCAGTTATATTGTACAGTGTCCCTCAATTtaagtttgtctgatgttttttctCATGATTGGAGAGAAATACATTTTGACAGGACTACCACATTAGTTATATTCTCAGGACATCATATCAAGAAGCACATAATATTGGGTTGTCCAGGTACGATGTTAACTTGGATTCTTTGGTTAAGGTTGTATTTGTTGGATTAATCCATCGTAAAgtcactatttttccttttgtcatcACTAAGTAATATGTTGGGAGGTATGAAAATATCCTGTTCCTCCTCAGACTTTCACCCAACCATTGATGGTTCTGGCTGactattttcattcaaaattcaaaataatttcagaattattattaTGATAGTTGTAAAAATGGCAATTTTCTAACCTTCTCTGTATATTAGTTGTTACTCTACTACAAGGAagacttttccttttcctctatttacctattcatttatttactaataTCAGTATGGAATCATTCTTTATTCTACTACTGTCATTATTTGGGCCCTTAAATTATCTCAGATTTGGCCTCTGGGAGCCGCTTCAAATTGGgtcctgtgtccttttgaaaTGTGTCCATccttttctgagcatttttttGCTTTCAGTCACAAAATGTTCTAGGGCATCTTGTACTTTTCCTGTTCCAGCCCTGAAATCTGCCATTTCTCCAAAAAGTTTAATTCATTTTAGTTGGGATTGGTGTTTAGAAACCAAGTCTGggtatattctattttattgagtGATTGACTTTGAACTAGCTTCCATTTTTTCCATTACACATGTGCATTGAacatctaagtttttttttttttagcataaatccctaggagtggaattgctgaccGAAGGATTGGCACATATTAAAGGCTTTGGCTACAAGTTGCTCATGTCCTCCAGAAAATAATTATGTCAtgggtatttttatttcaaaagatacatatttCACTAATTTCATTGAGAGAAACAAcatggtgttttatttttaatttatcttaattaGGAGCGAGAGTGgacattttaagtgtttttgtcattgtttctttTGTGGCATATTGGTGCTTGTatcttatatacattttttctatAGGGGTGTTCATTTTTCATTACTTCATGAGAACTTCCCATACAGTAACTCAAGTTTTTCCCGCATATATTGCAAATGTTTTTTCAtagttgtttcctttttaattttatgtgtaacGTTTTTTCAACTGACATTTCTCTTTGTGTAATTTCTCCCTTTAGTTTCATGCTTAGAAAGTTCTTACCTCCCTCTAAGCTATAATGAtattcacctatattttcttctaatacagtaattcttattttaatttaaatcattaatagtcctagaatttttatttttgtgttgagGTAGGGatctgcctttatttttattttacaaataatgagACAATTGTTCAAGTATTTTTTGGacaatttatgttttttcttttgccaatttaaaatgtcacctttgTCATAAACTAAATTCTTATATATCCTAGGATCTGTTTTTAGACTTTCTGTTCTGTTAAATTTATCAGTATGTTTATTCTTCAGGtagtaaaatactttaaaaattattgtagctatagagtttattttaatatctgattAGGCAAgactttctctcccttcccattatgcttttttccccaaagtttctTGGCTACCTTTGTAACATTTGGTATTCCAAATAAACTTTTGAATCATATTGtccaatttttcaaaatcaaggGGTATTTTGA
The sequence above is a segment of the Camelus ferus isolate YT-003-E chromosome 3, BCGSAC_Cfer_1.0, whole genome shotgun sequence genome. Coding sequences within it:
- the SHISAL2B gene encoding protein shisa-like-2B isoform X2 gives rise to the protein MSQASRVCSGYYSLNQSFVEPFQCPRRGDAAALLYCCGFADLKYCCSEPGSYFPYKHSYMWSLRTPGEERAGGVPALRPGRTQGRLAGAHGSSLSSGIRPRRRALRAETEDTQRRSPDWTGSCCPGFTCLCYQRLCPLLLISVHKASKIRHWP